The genomic stretch TGCTCGGGCTGGAATGCGTGGTCTACATGGGAGCGAAAGACGTCCAGCGGCAAGCTCTGAACGTGGCTCGAATGGAACTGCTCGGAGCTAAGGTGGTCTCGGTCGAATCCGGGTCTCAAACCCTCAAGGACGCGATCAACGAGGCTTTCCGTGATTGGGTAACCAACGTTGAAACCACGAACTACGTATTCGGAACTGCGGCGGGCCCGCACCCATTCCCCAGCCTCGTACGCGATTTGCAGCGCATTATTGGCGATGAGGCTCGCGCACAGATTCTGGATCTGACGGGTGAGCTTCCCGACGTCGTCACCGCGTGCGTAGGCGGCGGGTCGAACGCGATCGGAATGTTCACGGCCTTCCTTGATGATCCGACCGTGCGCATCATCGGCGGGGAAGCAGCTGGCGACGGCTTTGAGACCGGCCGCCATGCTGCATCGATCACGCAAGGTGATGTGGGCGTGTTGCACGGCGCGAAAACCTACGTTCTCCAAGACGAGGACGGGCAAACAGTTGAATCCGTGTCGATCTCGGCCGGCCTCGACTACCCTGGCGTTGGCCCGCAGCATGCGGCGCTTGCTGCCTCGGGCCGCGTTGAATATTGGCCGGTGAGCGACGCCGAAGCGATGGATGCCTTTGCGAAACTATCGCGTTCCGAAGGTATTATTCCTGCGATCGAGTCCGCGCACGCGCTCGCCATCGCTATCAAAGTGGGTAACGAAGCGGCTGCCAAGGGAGAGAAGATCACGATCGCTGTCTCGCTATCTGGCCGCGGTGATAAAGACATGTCCACAGCGATTGACTACTTCGGGCTCGGGCACGGCACCAAGGGGGAGGACCTATGACGGTTTACGTTGCAGACAAGATCGACGCCGCACGGAACAATAACCACGCGGCCTTCATCGCTTACCTGTCTGGCGGATTCCCCTCCGTGCAAGCCTCTATTGATGCAGCGAAAGCCGTGGTTGATGCTGGCGCCGATATCATCGAAATCGGGTTCCCATACTCGGATCCGACTATGGATGGAGTCATCATCCAAGAATCCGGCCAAAAGGCATTGGACCGCGGGCTGAAGCGAGCGGACATGTTCCGGATCGTCGAAGAAATCGCAGCCACCGGCGCCGCGGTCGCCATCATGACCTACTACAACCCGGTCTTCGTCTACGGTGTAGACAACTTTGCCCGCGACCTCGCAAACGCCGGGGGAGCCGGTCTCATTACGCCAGATCTCATCCCAGAAGAGGCAGGCGAATGGATCGAGGCGTCCAACAAGTACGATTTGGATCGAATCTTCCTCGTGGCGCCCACGTCGACCGACGAACGTATTAAGAAGACGGTCGATGCCACCCGTGGTTTCGTCTACGCGGCCTCACGCATGGGCGTGACAGGTCTGCGCAGCTCGGTGGAATCGTCCGCAGAGCAGTTGGTGCAGCGCACCCGTGCGGCTGGCGCTGAAAACGTCTGCGTCGGCATCGGCGTGTCGAACCGGCAACAGGCCGAAGAGGTGGCACAGTACGCCGACGGCGTGATCGTCGGCTCCGCGCTTGTGCAGACGCTTGTCAACAACGACGGCAACACGAGCGCGGGCCTTCGCGAACTGCACGCAGTGGCCAGCGATATTGCGGCTGGCGCTCACACGAAGAGAGCATAGGACACCATGTACCTGTCGATTCCCTCGCCCTCGATTAATTCGATATCGCTGGGCCCTCTGGAGATTCGGTTTTACGCCCTGTTTATTGTTGCCGGAATTATCGTGGCCTGGTGGATCGCAGATCGGCGGTATGTGCGCCGCGGTGGCCCGGAGGAGGTGTCGATCGACGTCGCCGTGTGGATGGTGCTCTTCGGAATCGTGGGTGCGCGAATCTATCACGTCATCACCACGCCGGATCCGTATTTCGGTCCGAATGGAGACCCGCTGAAAGCGCTGCGCATCTGGGAAGGTGGCCTCGGAATTTGGGGTGGTGTGGCGCTTGGCGCGCTGGGCGGGTTCATCGCGCTTCATCGGCGCGGCCTGCGCTTTGCACCCTTTGCCGACGCCGCAGTACCCGGAGTCTTGGTTGCACAGGGGATCGGCCGCTTCGGCAACTACTTCAACCAGGAACTGTTCGGCAAACCGACGGATCTGCCGTGGGCGCTAGAAATTGACGATTCCCGTATACCGCCAGGCTTTGCTCCCGGCACCACCTTCCATCCGACCTTCCTGTATGAGGCGCTGTGGGTGTTCGCGATGGCAGGGCTGCTCATCTGGCTGGAACGCCGGTTCCGTTTCCGCGGCGGGCAAACCGCGCTCATGTACATCATTTTGTACACTGCCGGGCGCGTGTGGATCGAAAACCTGCGCATCGACGAGGCCCAGATTATTGCTGGCCTGAGGCTGAACGTGTGGACGTCGATCATCGTGTTGGTGTGCGCTGTGATCGCCTTCGTTGCCCTCAGTAGGTACCTCAACGATAGGCCAGAGCTGGCAGACATCTACCTGCCGGGACACGGACCGGCAGACGCCGATGACACCGCCGAGCCGGCCGATGACCTCGCGTCTACCGAGGGCGACGACGATACGGGTACCGAGACCGAGACGGACAGGTCCGATACGGTTATGGCAGATAAGAATAAGGCCGACACGCCCGAGGCCTAAAACTCGGCTGGCACTTCGGGAGCGTAACCGGGCACACATCGGGTATGGTGGAAGCATGCGTAGAGCAAAGATCGTTTGTACCCTTGGTCCAGCAACAGATACGAAAGAACGAATTGTTGAACTCGTTCAGGCGGGCATGAATGTAGCTCGTATTAACGCATCCCACGGAACGCATGCCGAGCATGAAAAGCGAATCACGTGGGTGCGGGAAGCAGCCGAAGATACTGGTAAGGCAGTCGCCGTGCTCGTCGACTTGCAAGGGCCAAAGATCCGGCTTGGTACTTTTGAATCCGGCCCGGTGCTGCTCGAGCAGGGCGATATCTTCACGATCACTACAGAGGACGTGCCTGGCGATAAGGAGCTCGTCTCCACCACGTTCAAAGGACTCCCCGGTGATTGCAACCCTGGTGACCTCATTCTTATTGACGACGGCAAGGTTCAGGTTCGCGTGAAGGAAGTGAACGGACCGGAGGTCGTGACCGAAGTTCTCATTGGTGGAACAGTCTCGAACAATAAGGGCGTGAATCTTCCCGGCGTGGCCGTCTCGGTTCCGGCACTGTCCGAAAAAGACAAGGTCGATCTGGAATGGGCACTCGAATACGGGGTTGATATTTGCGCGCTGTCTTTCGTTCGCTCTGCTGATGATGTCAAGGATGTCCACGCGATTATGGACATGGTTGGGCGCCGGATCCCCGTTATCGCCAAGATCGAAAAGCCGCAGGCAGTCACTGTGCTGGAAGAGATCGTGCGCGCATTTGACGGCATCATGGTGGCCCGTGGTGACCTTGGTGTTGAGCTACCGCTCCAGCAGGTGCCCATCGTGCAAAAGAGGGCGATCAACACGGCGCGGCGCAACTCGAAGCCGGTTATCGTTGCAACCCAGGTCTTGGAATCGATGATTACTTCTCCGACCCCGACACGCGCAGAGACCTCCGATTGTGCGAACGCGATTTTGGATGGCGCGGACGCCGTCATGCTCTCGGGCGAAACATCGGTGGGTCGCTATCCGGTGATCTGTGTACAGACGATGGCCTCGATTATTGAATTCACGGAAGAACACGGTTTGGAGTCGATCCCGCGGATCGGCAACCTGCACCGTACGCGGAACGGCGTGATCACCCGGTCCGCTGTGGACATCGGCGAAGCGCTCGGCGTGAAGTACCTGGCCGTGTTTACATCGTCGGGGCAAACTGCTCGCCGAATGGCACGCTTGCGCGCGCGTATCCCGTTGCTCGTGTTTACGCCGTCGGCGGATGTGCGCCAGCGTCTGGAGCTGACGTGGGGCG from Trueperella bialowiezensis encodes the following:
- the pyk gene encoding pyruvate kinase translates to MRRAKIVCTLGPATDTKERIVELVQAGMNVARINASHGTHAEHEKRITWVREAAEDTGKAVAVLVDLQGPKIRLGTFESGPVLLEQGDIFTITTEDVPGDKELVSTTFKGLPGDCNPGDLILIDDGKVQVRVKEVNGPEVVTEVLIGGTVSNNKGVNLPGVAVSVPALSEKDKVDLEWALEYGVDICALSFVRSADDVKDVHAIMDMVGRRIPVIAKIEKPQAVTVLEEIVRAFDGIMVARGDLGVELPLQQVPIVQKRAINTARRNSKPVIVATQVLESMITSPTPTRAETSDCANAILDGADAVMLSGETSVGRYPVICVQTMASIIEFTEEHGLESIPRIGNLHRTRNGVITRSAVDIGEALGVKYLAVFTSSGQTARRMARLRARIPLLVFTPSADVRQRLELTWGVQSLITPEVANTDEMVAQVDVMLRERGLAEDGDRVVIVSGMPPGKVGSTNTIRIHKMGEGFLGDA
- the trpA gene encoding tryptophan synthase subunit alpha, producing the protein MTVYVADKIDAARNNNHAAFIAYLSGGFPSVQASIDAAKAVVDAGADIIEIGFPYSDPTMDGVIIQESGQKALDRGLKRADMFRIVEEIAATGAAVAIMTYYNPVFVYGVDNFARDLANAGGAGLITPDLIPEEAGEWIEASNKYDLDRIFLVAPTSTDERIKKTVDATRGFVYAASRMGVTGLRSSVESSAEQLVQRTRAAGAENVCVGIGVSNRQQAEEVAQYADGVIVGSALVQTLVNNDGNTSAGLRELHAVASDIAAGAHTKRA
- the trpB gene encoding tryptophan synthase subunit beta, with protein sequence MKLSEETGPYFGQFGGRFIPEALMKALTDLEEGWIKLKDDPSFVAELDHLHRTYTGRPSIITEAKNFGERYCGGARIILKREDLNHTGAHKINNVLGQALLTRSIGKKRVIAETGAGQHGVATATAAALLGLECVVYMGAKDVQRQALNVARMELLGAKVVSVESGSQTLKDAINEAFRDWVTNVETTNYVFGTAAGPHPFPSLVRDLQRIIGDEARAQILDLTGELPDVVTACVGGGSNAIGMFTAFLDDPTVRIIGGEAAGDGFETGRHAASITQGDVGVLHGAKTYVLQDEDGQTVESVSISAGLDYPGVGPQHAALAASGRVEYWPVSDAEAMDAFAKLSRSEGIIPAIESAHALAIAIKVGNEAAAKGEKITIAVSLSGRGDKDMSTAIDYFGLGHGTKGEDL
- the lgt gene encoding prolipoprotein diacylglyceryl transferase; the encoded protein is MYLSIPSPSINSISLGPLEIRFYALFIVAGIIVAWWIADRRYVRRGGPEEVSIDVAVWMVLFGIVGARIYHVITTPDPYFGPNGDPLKALRIWEGGLGIWGGVALGALGGFIALHRRGLRFAPFADAAVPGVLVAQGIGRFGNYFNQELFGKPTDLPWALEIDDSRIPPGFAPGTTFHPTFLYEALWVFAMAGLLIWLERRFRFRGGQTALMYIILYTAGRVWIENLRIDEAQIIAGLRLNVWTSIIVLVCAVIAFVALSRYLNDRPELADIYLPGHGPADADDTAEPADDLASTEGDDDTGTETETDRSDTVMADKNKADTPEA